In the genome of Croceimicrobium hydrocarbonivorans, one region contains:
- a CDS encoding cytochrome-c peroxidase, translated as MIKPIFTIAIAILFLCSCQKDRSSSGISSSGPNSSSLLRPELPESPFNYAQQNLPNYLLAGPVANADNTPADNAISNAGATLGRVLFYDKQMSANATIACASCHQIENGFSDPATLSFGFENGETGRHSMSLANSRFYANGHFFWDERANSLEEQVLMPIQDGVEMGMTLDSLIARIEGLDYYPELFVAAFGSDEINSDRISKALAQFIRSMVSFNSKYDLGLQEVNNRNLDFPNFSAEENLGKSLFFSPAIGCAACHGTDAFIAPGPRNNGLDLTNADDQGIGGQNGNPNQVGQFKVGSLKNIELTAPYMHDGRFNTLEEVIEHYSSGVQNNPNLSIPLRLPNGGVRLLNLSEAEKSALVAFLKTLSDPVISNDEKFSDPFSKS; from the coding sequence ATGATCAAGCCCATTTTCACCATAGCAATTGCAATTCTTTTTCTATGCAGTTGCCAAAAAGACCGCAGTAGCTCCGGTATATCAAGTTCCGGACCTAATTCATCCTCCCTCCTCCGCCCTGAACTTCCCGAAAGCCCATTCAATTATGCTCAACAGAACTTGCCAAATTATCTCTTAGCAGGTCCGGTGGCCAATGCCGACAACACTCCCGCTGATAATGCCATTAGCAATGCTGGTGCAACTTTAGGACGTGTATTATTTTATGATAAGCAAATGAGTGCCAATGCCACCATCGCTTGTGCCTCCTGTCATCAAATTGAGAATGGTTTTAGTGATCCTGCTACCTTAAGCTTCGGTTTTGAGAATGGTGAAACAGGTCGTCATTCCATGTCCCTGGCCAATAGTCGTTTTTATGCTAATGGACATTTCTTTTGGGATGAAAGAGCTAATAGTCTCGAAGAACAGGTATTAATGCCCATTCAAGATGGGGTAGAAATGGGGATGACCCTAGATAGTTTAATTGCCCGTATTGAAGGTCTCGATTACTATCCAGAGCTTTTTGTGGCGGCTTTTGGTAGCGATGAGATAAACTCTGACCGTATCAGTAAAGCCCTAGCCCAATTTATCCGGAGCATGGTGAGCTTTAACAGCAAGTACGATTTGGGCTTGCAAGAGGTGAACAATCGAAACTTAGACTTCCCCAATTTTAGTGCAGAAGAGAATTTAGGCAAAAGCCTCTTTTTCAGTCCAGCTATTGGTTGTGCTGCCTGCCATGGTACCGATGCTTTTATTGCTCCTGGACCACGTAATAATGGCCTGGACCTTACTAATGCTGACGATCAGGGGATTGGTGGCCAGAATGGCAATCCCAATCAAGTAGGTCAGTTTAAGGTGGGTTCCTTAAAAAATATTGAATTAACCGCGCCCTATATGCACGATGGTCGCTTTAATACTTTAGAGGAGGTAATTGAACACTATAGCAGTGGTGTGCAAAACAACCCCAACCTTAGTATTCCCTTACGATTACCAAATGGTGGCGTGCGTTTATTAAATCTAAGTGAGGCGGAAAAGAGTGCCTTGGTGGCCTTCCTAAAAACCTTAAGTGATCCGGTGATTTCTAATGACGAGAAATTTAGTGATCCCTTCAGCAAATCTTAA
- a CDS encoding SdpI family protein — MRIDIVFLIFLGFAVLMWLVALITKLFPARKPNSLYGYRTDRSMRNRRNWNYAQSLLPKMFFRVGLYHILLAALWSVLPPLNDSMGIMLFGLVLIAAFGLELYRSEYKLKKYSKERF, encoded by the coding sequence ATGCGAATTGATATCGTATTTCTAATTTTTCTGGGCTTTGCTGTGCTTATGTGGCTAGTGGCACTAATCACCAAGCTCTTTCCTGCTCGTAAACCCAATAGCCTTTATGGATATCGGACCGATCGATCCATGCGAAATAGGCGTAATTGGAATTATGCACAATCCTTATTACCTAAAATGTTTTTTCGTGTTGGATTGTATCATATTCTCTTAGCCGCACTATGGTCAGTTTTACCCCCATTAAATGATAGTATGGGGATCATGCTTTTCGGATTAGTGCTTATTGCTGCTTTCGGCTTAGAGCTCTATCGCAGCGAGTATAAGCTTAAGAAATACTCTAAAGAACGTTTTTAA
- the gshB gene encoding glutathione synthase → MKICFIMYPWERVDPAQDSTIRIIHECVKRKHEVAITHAANLTIRDSVTLSLCKWIKPEEKTTNSIKAFYREVNFQTEMSPLNSFDVIFMRDNPPLDNLVLNFLDSIKDEVFIINNVNGLREANNKIYTAAYHDPDRALIPTTHVSKNLDYLLRIIQDSEQEKMIMKPLDGFGGSGVIVIEKSAMHNIRSLLDFYIHREKGKSNYVILQDYIEGAEEGDVRVIMLNGEPIGALRRRPTAGDVRSNISAGGSVEKYRLTKQDKILCKKIGEKLVKDGIYYAGLDLINGKLIEINVLSPGTLKDINRLYKVRLQEKIIDYLEKVVETRRELKDDFRPEILYDDASSES, encoded by the coding sequence ATGAAAATTTGTTTCATCATGTATCCTTGGGAACGGGTAGATCCCGCTCAGGATTCCACCATCCGCATTATTCACGAATGTGTAAAACGCAAGCATGAGGTAGCCATTACCCATGCCGCCAATCTTACTATCCGCGATAGCGTAACCCTAAGTTTATGCAAGTGGATTAAGCCCGAAGAGAAAACCACCAATAGCATTAAGGCCTTTTATCGGGAGGTAAATTTCCAAACCGAAATGAGCCCTTTAAATAGCTTCGATGTGATCTTTATGCGCGATAATCCGCCATTAGACAATTTGGTGCTCAATTTCCTCGACTCCATTAAGGATGAAGTATTTATCATCAATAATGTGAATGGTTTACGGGAAGCCAACAATAAGATTTATACCGCCGCTTATCACGATCCAGATCGGGCTTTGATTCCCACTACCCACGTATCTAAAAACTTGGATTATTTACTGCGTATTATTCAGGATTCGGAGCAGGAAAAAATGATCATGAAGCCTCTGGATGGCTTTGGTGGCAGTGGTGTAATTGTGATTGAGAAATCAGCGATGCACAATATTCGCTCCCTCCTCGATTTCTACATTCATCGCGAAAAAGGAAAATCGAATTATGTAATCCTTCAGGATTATATAGAAGGGGCTGAAGAAGGTGACGTGCGGGTAATCATGCTCAATGGTGAACCGATTGGGGCTTTACGCCGAAGACCAACTGCCGGAGACGTTCGTTCCAATATTTCAGCAGGTGGATCGGTGGAGAAATACCGACTCACCAAACAAGATAAGATCCTCTGCAAAAAGATTGGTGAAAAGCTGGTTAAGGATGGTATTTATTATGCCGGATTGGATTTAATCAATGGCAAATTGATCGAAATCAATGTATTAAGCCCTGGAACCTTAAAGGACATCAATCGCCTTTATAAGGTTCGCTTACAGGAAAAAATAATCGATTATCTCGAGAAGGTGGTGGAAACCCGCCGTGAACTTAAAGACGATTTTCGTCCTGAGATTTTGTATGACGACGCAAGTTCTGAGTCCTGA
- a CDS encoding serine hydrolase domain-containing protein → MRFTKLLLLSLVFSSVTLYGQSDNRILRLDSLVEILSNENQVIGSFSIYHKGEVFYEGSFAQSSPAKDEGTKLYRIGSISKTFTATMVMKAVEEGELSLDRKLSEWFPQVANADKITIKMMLGHRSGIHNFTDDESYLQIMEKEQSREAMLTRIASLESDFSPDSDFSYSNTNYVLLSYILEDIYKQPIASLLQAKIANPLKLKNTYFYTADTKKKGEQESFYWTGEWTKASNTHPTVPLGAGGIVSSTGDLCQFMRGLQQGKILEKNSVAQMKNGQAPGLGLFFYPFYSHSAYGHNGGIDGFVSHASYMAADDLAIAVCLNGTQYPLNQLLIDLLSIYFEQEDYQLPSFEVVDVAVDDLKQYTGNYKSDHFPLDIKFFVEDGVLKGQATGQPSFPMEARGNHVFEFKAATIKVTFDPEQGSMVFEQGGQKIPFKR, encoded by the coding sequence ATGCGCTTCACGAAATTGCTCCTCCTTTCTTTAGTTTTTTCTTCAGTCACATTATACGGTCAATCCGATAATAGAATTTTGCGACTCGACTCTCTGGTTGAGATACTTAGCAATGAAAATCAAGTCATTGGCAGCTTTAGTATCTATCATAAAGGTGAAGTTTTTTACGAAGGAAGCTTTGCTCAATCCAGCCCAGCTAAAGATGAAGGCACCAAGCTCTATCGCATTGGCTCGATTTCCAAAACCTTTACCGCCACTATGGTAATGAAGGCAGTGGAAGAAGGTGAATTAAGCTTGGATCGTAAATTATCAGAGTGGTTTCCTCAAGTGGCTAATGCCGATAAGATCACCATCAAAATGATGCTTGGCCATCGCAGTGGTATTCACAATTTTACCGACGACGAAAGCTATCTGCAAATCATGGAAAAGGAACAAAGTCGTGAAGCAATGCTTACACGGATTGCCAGTTTAGAATCCGACTTCAGCCCCGACTCGGACTTCTCTTATTCCAATACCAATTATGTTTTACTAAGTTATATCCTAGAGGATATTTACAAGCAGCCAATTGCCAGCTTATTGCAAGCAAAAATTGCCAATCCCTTAAAGCTTAAGAATACTTATTTCTATACCGCTGATACCAAGAAGAAGGGAGAACAAGAAAGTTTTTATTGGACCGGCGAGTGGACCAAAGCCTCCAATACGCATCCCACGGTTCCATTGGGCGCAGGCGGTATCGTTAGCAGCACCGGTGATCTTTGCCAGTTTATGCGAGGATTACAGCAAGGCAAGATTCTGGAAAAGAATAGTGTAGCCCAAATGAAAAACGGGCAGGCTCCCGGATTAGGCCTCTTCTTCTACCCTTTTTACAGCCATTCTGCTTATGGCCATAATGGAGGGATTGATGGATTTGTAAGTCATGCTTCTTATATGGCGGCCGATGACCTAGCCATTGCCGTGTGCTTGAATGGCACACAGTATCCGCTTAACCAATTGCTAATTGACCTCCTCTCGATCTATTTTGAACAAGAAGATTATCAGCTTCCCAGCTTTGAAGTTGTGGATGTAGCCGTAGATGATCTAAAGCAATACACTGGTAACTATAAATCAGATCACTTTCCGCTGGATATTAAATTCTTTGTTGAAGATGGTGTTTTAAAAGGTCAGGCTACTGGCCAACCCTCCTTCCCCATGGAAGCGCGCGGAAATCACGTATTCGAATTTAAAGCCGCAACTATTAAAGTGACCTTTGACCCTGAACAAGGATCGATGGTATTTGAACAAGGCGGCCAGAAAATCCCATTTAAACGATAA
- a CDS encoding flavohemoglobin expression-modulating QEGLA motif protein, giving the protein MTTQVLSPDEIIRLIRKGECFDAQTRDGGLKIKIERYVPYVCTAIHAGSKLRESLKTRIALDDYQRWYEEDPHTDAFISSMPITLVGCDSRYEYDLNRRPVAAIYETAWGKDVWKKKLSPREQSQSLRKHHNYYRILRALVARLEERFEACIVFDMHSYNWKRWDREVPLFNIGTVRVDQERFGPYINHWQQELEKIQVPNENSVCAINDVFEGLGYNLEFLSTNFSNTLVLATEVKKVYCDESNGIDYPDVIRNLQRHLKTAILNSARHFIDKETSYNSQAPGVLLHNGIDPSLLKIDRQLHKLLRNFELLAYVNPINIDTERKRFFKKKYNEVPHFRYSPIKIHPFELKQSLSNLKTQEISDVSIRYLYEAVINSYFDKVDLLASLNSKKFLYNSLRYFGRPSHNDLQNAQYLSLLPAIPSEPKRMPYLEMEQVIQRFEEAMDRYEMKGKIELSKRVISQVMVLNSRKTVLIRPDAHFTERELGALIEHELGVHMVTTQNSNLQDLKIFNLGLPVNTRTQEGLAILAELLSGNITLKRLKKLATRVKVVDMMCNGADFNQCFRYLHQDEGMNPNDAFSLCTRIFRGGGFTKDYLYLSGFVKILRMYLNDIDLSPLLVGKTSTDFYDTLVEMIDREIVKPPLYKTHSFTAPKYEPGHGLYDYILSGLQ; this is encoded by the coding sequence ATGACGACGCAAGTTCTGAGTCCTGATGAGATCATTAGGCTAATTCGCAAAGGCGAGTGTTTTGATGCCCAAACCCGCGATGGTGGTTTAAAGATTAAAATTGAACGTTACGTTCCTTATGTCTGTACCGCCATTCACGCCGGTTCCAAACTGCGCGAATCTTTAAAAACTCGCATTGCCTTGGACGATTATCAACGATGGTATGAGGAAGACCCCCATACCGACGCTTTTATATCGTCTATGCCCATCACTCTGGTAGGCTGTGATTCACGCTATGAGTATGATCTGAATCGTCGCCCGGTTGCTGCCATTTACGAAACAGCCTGGGGCAAAGATGTATGGAAGAAAAAACTCAGTCCCAGAGAGCAAAGTCAAAGTCTGCGCAAGCATCATAATTATTACCGCATTCTGAGGGCTTTGGTAGCCCGATTAGAAGAGCGTTTTGAAGCATGCATAGTCTTCGATATGCACTCCTATAACTGGAAACGCTGGGATCGTGAGGTACCTTTATTTAACATTGGTACGGTTAGGGTTGATCAAGAACGCTTTGGTCCATATATCAATCATTGGCAGCAAGAATTGGAAAAGATTCAAGTACCCAATGAAAATAGTGTTTGCGCCATCAATGATGTGTTCGAAGGTTTAGGTTATAACCTGGAATTTCTAAGCACTAATTTTAGCAATACCCTGGTTTTAGCCACTGAGGTTAAAAAGGTCTACTGCGACGAATCCAATGGGATTGATTATCCGGATGTGATCCGCAATTTGCAAAGACACCTTAAAACTGCTATCCTTAATAGTGCCCGTCATTTTATTGATAAAGAAACATCTTATAATAGTCAGGCGCCCGGCGTACTCTTACATAATGGCATTGACCCTTCTTTGCTTAAAATTGACCGACAACTGCATAAGCTCCTACGTAATTTCGAGTTGCTGGCCTATGTAAACCCAATCAATATTGATACGGAGCGCAAGCGCTTTTTTAAGAAGAAGTATAATGAGGTGCCACATTTCCGCTATAGCCCCATTAAGATTCATCCCTTCGAGCTTAAACAATCCTTAAGTAATCTTAAGACTCAGGAAATTAGCGATGTATCCATTCGCTACCTCTATGAGGCGGTAATTAACAGTTACTTTGATAAGGTAGATCTGCTGGCCAGTTTAAACTCCAAGAAATTCCTTTATAATTCCCTGAGATACTTTGGGCGCCCAAGTCATAATGACTTGCAAAACGCTCAGTACCTCTCCCTCCTACCCGCGATTCCTAGCGAACCTAAGCGCATGCCCTATTTAGAAATGGAGCAAGTGATTCAGCGCTTTGAAGAAGCCATGGATCGCTACGAAATGAAAGGAAAAATTGAATTGAGCAAGCGGGTTATCTCTCAGGTAATGGTGCTTAACTCCCGTAAAACGGTACTCATTCGTCCGGATGCCCATTTTACAGAAAGAGAATTAGGAGCACTCATTGAGCATGAATTGGGCGTACATATGGTTACTACCCAAAACTCGAATCTTCAGGATCTTAAAATCTTCAATTTAGGTTTACCGGTAAATACCCGTACTCAAGAAGGTTTAGCGATTCTGGCTGAATTGCTCAGCGGAAATATCACGCTCAAGCGATTGAAGAAATTAGCCACTCGAGTAAAGGTGGTAGATATGATGTGCAATGGTGCCGATTTCAATCAATGCTTCCGTTACCTGCATCAAGATGAGGGCATGAATCCAAACGATGCCTTTAGCCTTTGTACACGAATTTTCCGTGGCGGTGGTTTCACTAAAGATTACCTGTACCTTAGCGGCTTCGTTAAGATTTTACGGATGTACCTTAATGACATCGATCTTAGTCCTCTCCTAGTAGGAAAAACCTCTACCGACTTTTACGATACGCTGGTAGAAATGATCGATCGTGAAATCGTTAAACCACCCCTTTACAAGACTCATAGCTTTACTGCACCCAAATATGAACCGGGACATGGTTTATAC